A region from the Stutzerimonas stutzeri genome encodes:
- a CDS encoding translocation/assembly module TamB domain-containing protein yields the protein MLLVLLIALSVGALLGTTAGSRWVLAKAPGVQVEEFRGRLGGEWQAQRLVWEQNGSRVEIQSPRMAWSPLCLLRMALCVDELVTGDVDLTFPSTAEDDKPNEPFSLPELKLPLELRVERVQIGNLRLNGVEQLQGLQLRANWQRQGLDIDALELRREDLILDLGGQLQPDGDWPLRLGGTAALRSPDGQPWALKIEVDGELQEHLMLNIESQGYLDAKLGGRIRPLEPSLPAKLGLVVEGFKATAALPDALRLETLELTAEGDLDRGYRMVGEGRLQGQGGAVGLVLNALIDAQRAQVDALRLDAGSDQRIDISGQASWQDGVTGEAQLAWRDFPWRRLYPEVDEPPVTLHSLNAQIQYDDGRYLGNFDAALTGPSGAFSLQSPVSGNLEEVHLPQLELRTGQGKASGSLSVGFVEGIDWNTRLTLSELDPSYWVAELPGQLGGTLDSRGALRGQQLEAQAQLDLDGRLRQQPLNLQLEASGQGAVWDVPRLDLRLGDNRIQGHGRWAETLQANLELDLTRLGQLWPDLRGQLAGHLDLAGTPQAPKGNLALEGSKIAFQDNGVSQLQLAASLAGDERGQLRLSAEGLQAGDTDLGRLQVSAAGTRQAHQTELYLRGPLLQLSLALEGGLRGDDWRGRLSRAELDAKGQQWALRQPATLERLASGRLTFGAHCWTSGPASLCAETQRLLPDPQLRYKLRDFPLQSLSAYLPDTLVWQGEVNADVSLDLPSAGPNGRVHIDAGPGTLRMRDGDQWLAFPYQTLALDSELTPQRVDSRVRFEGGELGELDLRLQVDPRSEAKAISGNFRLSRLDLAVARPFIPQVDRLSGQLNGSGELSGTLSQPQVNGELRLSDAEIAGSQLPVSFEQLQLRASIEGERVRVDGDWRSGEQGQGTIVGTLDWRDALELDLRVSGSRLPVIVEPYAELEIEPDLRIELADQQLAVSGKVRVPRGKITVRELPPSTVRVSEDAQIVGEEAEQAETPLAIRMDIDVEVGQDRLRFSGFGLTADLAGHLHIGDNLDTRGELNLNNGRYRAYGQRLTIRRAQLLFTGLLSQPFLNIEAIRRIESDNVIAGLRITGSAEQPRVDVFAEPAMSQEQALSYLVLGRPLGAETGDNNLLAQAALGLGLAGSSSFTGNVAQRLGIQDFQLDTEGSGTDTSVVASGRLTDKLTLRYGVGVFESANTIALRYQLTKRIFLEAASGLASSLDIFYRRNF from the coding sequence ATGCTGCTGGTGCTGCTGATCGCTCTGTCGGTAGGTGCGCTGCTGGGTACTACTGCCGGCAGTCGCTGGGTACTGGCCAAGGCGCCAGGCGTGCAAGTCGAGGAGTTCCGTGGGCGTCTCGGCGGTGAGTGGCAGGCGCAGCGACTGGTGTGGGAGCAGAACGGTAGCCGTGTCGAGATACAGTCGCCGCGCATGGCCTGGTCGCCGCTATGCCTGCTGCGCATGGCGCTTTGCGTCGACGAGCTGGTGACGGGCGATGTCGATCTGACGTTTCCCTCGACGGCCGAGGACGACAAGCCGAACGAGCCGTTCAGCCTGCCCGAGCTCAAGTTGCCGCTGGAGCTGCGTGTCGAGCGCGTCCAGATCGGCAACCTCCGACTGAATGGGGTCGAACAACTCCAGGGCTTACAGCTGCGCGCGAACTGGCAGCGGCAGGGGCTAGACATCGATGCGCTGGAACTGCGGCGCGAAGACCTGATCCTGGACCTCGGCGGACAGCTACAACCCGATGGGGACTGGCCGTTGAGGCTGGGCGGCACTGCGGCCTTGCGCTCGCCAGATGGGCAACCTTGGGCGCTGAAGATCGAAGTTGACGGCGAGCTGCAAGAGCACTTGATGCTGAACATCGAGAGCCAGGGCTACCTGGACGCCAAGCTCGGTGGTCGGATACGCCCCTTGGAGCCGTCGTTGCCGGCGAAACTGGGGCTCGTGGTCGAGGGCTTCAAGGCAACCGCAGCTTTGCCCGACGCGCTGCGGCTCGAGACACTGGAGCTGACGGCCGAAGGCGACCTCGACCGCGGCTACCGGATGGTCGGCGAGGGCCGTCTTCAGGGCCAGGGCGGTGCGGTCGGTCTCGTCTTGAACGCTCTGATCGACGCGCAACGGGCGCAGGTCGATGCGTTACGACTGGACGCTGGATCCGATCAGCGGATCGACATCAGCGGACAGGCCAGCTGGCAGGATGGGGTGACGGGCGAAGCGCAATTGGCGTGGCGCGATTTCCCCTGGCGCCGGCTGTATCCCGAGGTGGACGAACCACCCGTGACGTTGCACAGCCTGAACGCGCAGATTCAGTACGACGACGGACGCTATCTGGGCAACTTCGACGCGGCACTGACCGGTCCCTCGGGTGCCTTCAGCCTGCAGAGCCCGGTGAGCGGCAACCTCGAGGAGGTCCATCTGCCCCAGTTGGAATTGCGCACCGGGCAGGGCAAGGCCAGTGGCAGCCTCAGCGTCGGCTTCGTCGAGGGCATCGACTGGAACACTCGGCTTACGCTGAGCGAACTCGATCCCTCCTATTGGGTCGCCGAACTTCCTGGGCAGCTCGGCGGGACGCTAGACAGCCGCGGCGCCCTGCGCGGGCAGCAACTGGAGGCGCAGGCGCAACTGGACCTCGATGGCCGGCTGCGCCAGCAACCGTTGAATTTGCAATTGGAGGCAAGCGGGCAGGGCGCGGTCTGGGACGTTCCGCGTCTCGACCTGCGCCTGGGCGACAACCGGATCCAGGGGCACGGACGCTGGGCCGAAACGCTGCAGGCTAACCTCGAACTGGATCTGACCAGGCTCGGACAGCTCTGGCCTGATCTACGCGGGCAATTGGCCGGTCATCTCGATCTGGCCGGCACGCCCCAGGCTCCCAAAGGCAATTTGGCGCTGGAAGGCAGCAAGATCGCCTTTCAGGACAATGGGGTGAGCCAGTTGCAGCTGGCGGCCAGCCTGGCAGGCGACGAACGCGGCCAGCTGCGCCTGTCGGCCGAGGGCCTGCAAGCCGGCGATACCGACCTGGGCCGATTGCAGGTCAGTGCAGCGGGTACCCGACAGGCCCATCAGACCGAGCTGTACCTACGCGGCCCGCTGTTGCAGCTGTCCCTGGCGCTGGAGGGGGGATTACGTGGCGACGATTGGCGAGGCCGTTTGTCGCGTGCCGAGTTGGACGCCAAGGGGCAGCAATGGGCGCTTCGGCAGCCGGCGACCCTGGAGCGGCTAGCCAGCGGTCGCCTCACCTTTGGCGCGCACTGCTGGACTTCCGGACCTGCCTCGCTTTGTGCCGAAACCCAGCGGCTGCTTCCAGACCCGCAGCTGCGCTACAAGCTGCGCGACTTTCCGTTGCAATCGCTCTCCGCTTATTTGCCTGACACCTTGGTCTGGCAGGGCGAGGTCAACGCTGATGTGTCCCTCGACTTGCCAAGTGCCGGCCCCAATGGGCGCGTTCATATCGATGCTGGGCCGGGTACGCTGCGCATGCGCGACGGGGACCAGTGGCTGGCCTTTCCTTACCAGACCCTTGCGCTGGACAGCGAACTGACGCCCCAGCGGGTCGACAGCCGTGTGCGCTTCGAAGGCGGCGAGCTGGGTGAGCTGGACCTGCGTCTGCAGGTCGATCCACGGTCCGAGGCGAAGGCGATCTCCGGCAATTTCCGTTTGAGTCGTCTCGACCTTGCGGTGGCCAGGCCCTTCATTCCTCAGGTAGATCGTCTGAGTGGGCAGCTCAATGGCAGCGGTGAGCTGTCCGGTACCTTGAGTCAGCCGCAAGTCAATGGTGAGTTGCGACTGAGCGACGCTGAAATTGCGGGCAGTCAGTTGCCCGTCAGCTTCGAGCAGCTTCAGCTGCGCGCATCCATCGAAGGCGAGCGTGTACGCGTCGATGGCGACTGGCGCAGTGGCGAGCAGGGCCAGGGGACGATCGTCGGCACGCTGGATTGGCGAGATGCGCTGGAGCTGGACCTGCGGGTGAGCGGCAGCCGACTGCCGGTGATCGTCGAACCCTACGCCGAACTGGAAATCGAGCCGGACTTGCGAATCGAGCTGGCCGACCAGCAACTGGCGGTAAGCGGCAAGGTGCGCGTACCGCGCGGGAAGATCACTGTGCGTGAATTGCCGCCCTCGACCGTCCGGGTTTCCGAAGATGCGCAGATCGTCGGAGAAGAAGCCGAACAAGCTGAGACGCCGCTGGCCATTCGCATGGACATCGATGTGGAGGTGGGCCAGGACCGACTGCGATTCTCTGGCTTCGGCCTCACCGCCGATCTGGCCGGCCATCTGCACATCGGTGACAACCTGGACACCCGTGGCGAGCTCAATCTGAACAACGGGCGCTATAGGGCCTACGGCCAGCGCCTGACGATTCGCCGTGCGCAGTTGCTGTTCACCGGTTTGCTGTCGCAGCCGTTCCTGAATATCGAAGCCATACGCCGGATCGAGTCGGACAACGTGATTGCCGGGCTTCGCATCACCGGCAGCGCCGAACAGCCCCGGGTGGACGTGTTCGCCGAGCCGGCGATGAGTCAGGAACAGGCGTTGTCCTACCTGGTGCTTGGTCGGCCGCTGGGTGCCGAAACCGGCGATAACAACCTGCTGGCGCAAGCGGCCCTGGGCCTCGGGCTCGCCGGTAGCTCGTCGTTCACCGGCAATGTCGCTCAGCGGCTGGGCATCCAGGACTTCCAGCTCGACACCGAAGGGAGCGGTACGGATACCAGTGTGGTCGCCAGTGGCCGACTGACCGATAAATTGACCCTTCGCTACGGCGTCGGGGTATTCGAGTCGGCCAATACGATCGCCCTGCGCTATCAATTGACCAAGCGCATCTTCCTCGAGGCCGCCAGCGGCCTCGCCAGTTCCCTGGACATCTTCTACCGGCGCAACTTCTGA
- a CDS encoding autotransporter assembly complex protein TamA, giving the protein MRLPFIRRILLLGASLFASMAVCSAELEVIIEPSQRALRENVENYIGSLGDRDEQELLRYSRIAQQQAEKALQALGYYHGQFDSEVSGGENPRLTLRIQPGEPVRLRDITLRVEGPAAELSRFRVPRKVLNSGDVLNHGRYEEVKQQILNQASRYGFFDGRFERQRLAIDPAVNAADVELVFVSGPRYALGDVRFEGDSPFDPDLLARMVPFDAGTPYDSELVAELTQAMQSSGYFEGVRVDANPANAQQQRIPVAVQLTTREPRTLGLGLGFSTDVGPRMRFDFLRHWVNAKGHSYGLETELSAPRQNIGLWYDVPLDPPLTDKLRYAGGYQFEQLADSDSESRLLTVGPEWHRKLPSGWQRVWALKWRHEQYQLGDDSGVSTLLMPGVAYSYLRSDNRIDPSRGYRLEFELAAAKEGLLSDADLIHANTTIKGLITLAGRHRFLGRVQVGGNWTNEYTNVPPSLRYFAGGDQSVRGYDYQSLSPTNSDGDKVGGRYQLAVSAEYQYALTDKWRVASFIDQGNAFNSLELPSLKSSVGLGVRWVSPVGPIRIDLAHPLDDEGGVRLHFSMGPEL; this is encoded by the coding sequence ATGCGCTTACCCTTTATTCGTCGAATCCTTCTCCTCGGCGCCAGCCTGTTCGCCTCCATGGCGGTCTGCTCGGCGGAACTCGAGGTGATTATCGAACCGTCCCAACGTGCTCTGCGGGAAAACGTCGAGAACTATATCGGCAGCCTCGGTGATCGCGACGAGCAGGAGCTGTTGCGTTACAGCCGCATTGCCCAGCAGCAAGCAGAGAAGGCGCTTCAGGCGCTGGGTTATTACCACGGCCAGTTCGACAGCGAAGTCTCCGGCGGCGAGAATCCGCGCTTGACCCTGCGCATCCAGCCGGGCGAACCGGTTCGGCTGCGCGACATCACGCTGCGTGTAGAAGGGCCAGCCGCCGAGCTGAGCCGCTTTCGCGTGCCGCGCAAGGTGCTCAATAGCGGCGACGTGCTCAACCATGGTCGCTACGAAGAGGTGAAGCAGCAGATTCTCAATCAGGCGTCACGCTATGGCTTTTTTGACGGACGCTTCGAACGCCAACGGCTTGCCATTGATCCCGCGGTGAACGCGGCCGACGTCGAGCTGGTGTTCGTCAGTGGCCCGCGATATGCCCTCGGCGATGTGCGTTTCGAAGGGGATTCACCCTTCGATCCCGATCTGCTGGCCCGCATGGTGCCGTTCGACGCCGGCACGCCCTACGATTCCGAACTGGTCGCGGAGCTGACCCAGGCGATGCAGTCGAGTGGCTATTTCGAAGGGGTTCGGGTCGACGCCAATCCGGCGAATGCCCAGCAGCAGCGCATTCCCGTGGCGGTACAGCTGACCACCCGTGAACCGCGGACACTGGGTCTCGGACTGGGCTTTTCCACGGATGTGGGGCCGCGCATGCGCTTCGACTTCCTGCGTCACTGGGTCAACGCAAAAGGCCACAGCTACGGGCTCGAAACCGAGCTGTCGGCGCCGCGCCAGAACATCGGGCTTTGGTACGACGTGCCGCTGGACCCGCCTCTGACCGATAAGCTGCGCTATGCCGGCGGCTATCAATTCGAGCAATTGGCCGACAGTGACAGTGAAAGCCGGCTGCTGACGGTCGGCCCCGAATGGCACCGCAAGTTGCCCAGCGGCTGGCAGCGGGTCTGGGCGCTGAAATGGCGGCACGAACAGTACCAGTTGGGTGATGACTCGGGCGTCAGCACCTTGCTGATGCCTGGCGTCGCCTACAGCTATCTGCGTAGCGACAACCGTATCGATCCCAGCCGTGGCTATCGCCTCGAGTTCGAGCTGGCCGCGGCCAAGGAGGGCCTGCTGTCGGACGCCGATCTGATCCACGCGAACACGACGATCAAGGGCCTGATCACCCTCGCCGGGCGTCACCGTTTCCTTGGACGAGTGCAGGTCGGCGGCAACTGGACCAACGAATACACCAATGTGCCGCCGTCGTTGCGCTATTTCGCCGGTGGTGATCAGAGCGTTCGTGGCTACGACTATCAGAGCCTGTCGCCCACCAATTCGGATGGCGACAAGGTGGGCGGACGCTATCAATTGGCGGTCAGTGCCGAGTATCAATACGCGCTGACGGACAAGTGGCGCGTCGCATCCTTCATCGACCAGGGCAATGCGTTCAACTCGCTGGAGCTGCCCTCGCTGAAGAGCAGCGTCGGGCTGGGCGTTCGCTGGGTTTCACCGGTCGGCCCGATCCGGATCGACCTGGCGCATCCGCTGGATGACGAGGGCGGTGTGCGGCTGCACTTCTCCATGGGGCCAGAGCTTTGA
- a CDS encoding GNAT family N-acetyltransferase, giving the protein MPMPAEVRLLDSGYAREARSLLYNAYRHEPTFAYLFEADRPGYDQRVRATVRELVNQHLLQDQPALGLLLDDRLIAVALIAPPQRRLDVTESWAWRMRMLLTAGFRCTRRYLDYHAAVLGCLPPGAFHVLPLMGVHPQFQGQHYGEQLLEALHNWCAADTASQGLVIDTGNARYLNFYERQGYEDIGQVAIGPVVEHVFFHPAPRRVEASGG; this is encoded by the coding sequence ATGCCGATGCCTGCTGAAGTACGACTGCTGGACAGTGGTTACGCCAGGGAAGCCCGCTCACTGCTGTACAACGCTTATCGACACGAGCCCACCTTTGCCTATCTATTCGAAGCCGATCGACCCGGCTACGACCAGCGCGTGCGGGCGACCGTACGTGAGCTGGTCAATCAGCACCTGTTGCAGGACCAGCCCGCCCTGGGCTTGCTGCTCGATGATCGGCTGATCGCCGTCGCCCTGATCGCCCCGCCGCAGCGGCGGCTGGACGTCACCGAGAGCTGGGCCTGGCGGATGCGCATGTTGTTGACCGCCGGCTTTCGCTGCACCCGACGCTATCTCGACTACCACGCCGCGGTGCTCGGTTGCTTGCCGCCGGGCGCGTTTCATGTGCTGCCGCTGATGGGTGTCCACCCGCAGTTTCAAGGCCAGCATTATGGTGAGCAACTGCTCGAGGCGCTGCACAACTGGTGCGCGGCGGACACGGCATCGCAAGGGCTGGTGATCGACACGGGTAACGCTCGCTATCTGAATTTTTACGAGCGTCAGGGCTACGAGGACATCGGGCAGGTGGCGATCGGACCGGTAGTCGAGCATGTGTTCTTCCATCCGGCGCCGCGCCGAGTCGAGGCCAGCGGCGGCTAA
- the xthA gene encoding exodeoxyribonuclease III — protein MKIVSFNINGLRARPHQLAALIEKHQPDVIGLQETKVADEQFPQAEIEALGYHVHFHGQKGHYGVALLSRQAPLEIHKGFPGDGEESQKRFIWGRFADGNGEPVTVMNGYFPQGESRAHPTKFPAKTKFYADLQALLEERFTPEDSVAVMGDFNISPEDCDIGIGEVNAKRWLRTGKCSFLPEEREWLARLKNWGLQDSFRTLNPEVIDRFSWFDYRSRGFEDDPRRGLRIDLILTTAGLHQRVTDCGVDYDIRSMEKPSDHCPVWIALS, from the coding sequence ATGAAAATCGTTTCCTTCAACATCAATGGATTACGAGCAAGACCCCACCAACTGGCGGCACTGATCGAAAAGCATCAGCCCGACGTCATCGGTCTGCAGGAAACCAAGGTCGCTGACGAGCAGTTCCCGCAAGCCGAGATCGAAGCATTGGGCTATCACGTCCACTTCCACGGCCAGAAGGGTCATTACGGCGTCGCGCTGCTGTCACGGCAGGCGCCGCTGGAGATCCACAAGGGCTTCCCAGGCGACGGCGAGGAATCGCAGAAACGCTTCATCTGGGGCCGGTTCGCCGACGGCAATGGCGAGCCGGTCACCGTGATGAACGGCTACTTCCCGCAAGGTGAAAGCCGCGCGCATCCCACCAAGTTTCCTGCCAAGACCAAGTTCTACGCCGATCTCCAGGCGCTGCTCGAAGAGCGCTTCACGCCTGAAGACTCCGTTGCGGTGATGGGCGACTTCAACATTTCCCCCGAAGATTGCGACATCGGCATCGGCGAAGTGAACGCCAAGCGCTGGCTACGCACGGGCAAGTGCAGCTTTCTGCCGGAGGAGCGCGAGTGGCTGGCGCGCTTGAAGAACTGGGGCCTGCAGGACAGCTTTCGCACACTCAACCCGGAAGTGATCGATCGCTTCAGCTGGTTCGACTACCGCAGCCGCGGCTTCGAGGATGATCCGCGTCGGGGGCTGCGCATCGATCTGATCCTGACCACCGCCGGCCTGCATCAGCGAGTCACCGACTGCGGTGTCGACTACGACATCCGCAGCATGGAAAAACCTTCGGACCACTGTCCGGTCTGGATCGCACTCAGCTGA
- a CDS encoding substrate-binding domain-containing protein yields MACTASVRTLGKRALRLALLSLIVSAAIINGAVTVLAADGDDEAVLRIQGSNTVGAKLAPTLIAGLFEAQGMGSVRVTPAGRENEQRVSAVDSSGRTIHALVAAHGTGTGFSGLKDGSADLAAASRPIKDSERQSLAKLGDLRSAQAEQVIAIDGLAIIVNPSNAIASLSVEQVARLFAGELKNWKELGGQDLAVELHARDDQSGTYDTFKELVLGRQNKTLAENAARYESNDQLSKMVSSRPGAIGFVGLASVGSSKALAIADGDSQPMPPSTALVATEDYPLSRRLFFYANPGHQSDWTRAYLDFVHSPAGQAIVAQSGYVAQAINAIKLPPQPGMPPLYQALSSQAQRLTVNFRFDEGSAQLDNKAQRDVGRLIDYLKRTNKTMDSAVLVGFGDAKGDTARTELLSKLRAMAVRRELSRGGILVRDINGLGDQLPVASNSEAGRIKNRRVEVWVY; encoded by the coding sequence ATGGCCTGTACCGCGTCCGTACGCACCCTGGGAAAACGGGCGCTGCGCCTGGCATTGCTCAGCCTGATCGTTAGCGCAGCGATCATCAATGGCGCCGTGACAGTGCTCGCCGCCGACGGCGATGACGAAGCCGTGTTGCGGATACAGGGATCGAACACCGTAGGGGCAAAACTGGCGCCAACGCTGATTGCCGGCCTGTTCGAAGCGCAGGGCATGGGTTCCGTACGCGTTACCCCGGCCGGGCGCGAGAACGAACAGCGCGTCAGCGCCGTCGACAGTTCCGGCCGGACGATCCACGCACTGGTCGCAGCCCACGGGACGGGCACCGGCTTCTCCGGACTTAAAGACGGTTCCGCCGACCTGGCAGCCGCCTCCCGCCCGATCAAGGACAGCGAACGCCAAAGCCTTGCCAAACTCGGCGACCTGCGTAGCGCACAGGCTGAACAAGTCATCGCGATCGACGGCCTGGCGATCATCGTCAATCCAAGTAATGCTATCGCCTCGCTCAGCGTCGAGCAGGTTGCGCGCTTGTTCGCCGGCGAATTAAAGAACTGGAAGGAGCTGGGCGGCCAGGACCTCGCGGTCGAGTTGCACGCCCGCGATGACCAATCCGGCACCTACGATACATTCAAGGAATTGGTCCTCGGCCGACAGAACAAGACGCTGGCCGAAAACGCGGCACGTTACGAATCCAACGACCAGCTATCGAAGATGGTCAGCAGCCGCCCTGGCGCGATCGGTTTCGTCGGCCTCGCCTCGGTGGGCAGCTCTAAAGCCCTGGCGATAGCCGATGGCGACTCGCAGCCGATGCCACCCTCAACTGCACTGGTCGCGACCGAGGACTACCCATTGTCCCGGCGCCTGTTCTTCTACGCCAACCCAGGCCACCAATCGGACTGGACCCGCGCCTATCTCGATTTCGTGCACAGCCCGGCCGGGCAAGCCATCGTGGCGCAATCCGGTTACGTCGCGCAGGCCATCAACGCCATCAAGCTTCCGCCACAGCCCGGCATGCCGCCGCTCTACCAGGCCCTGTCCAGTCAGGCGCAGCGGCTGACGGTCAACTTCCGCTTCGACGAAGGCAGCGCTCAGCTGGACAACAAAGCCCAGCGTGACGTCGGACGCCTGATCGACTATCTGAAGCGCACGAACAAAACCATGGACTCCGCGGTACTGGTAGGTTTCGGCGACGCTAAAGGCGACACGGCGCGCACCGAGCTGCTGTCGAAACTACGTGCCATGGCGGTGCGGCGGGAGCTGTCGCGTGGCGGCATTCTCGTCAGGGATATCAACGGATTGGGCGACCAGCTGCCGGTGGCGTCCAACAGCGAAGCCGGACGCATCAAGAACAGGCGCGTCGAGGTCTGGGTGTATTGA
- a CDS encoding carbohydrate kinase family protein gives MYLVCGEALFDVFMAPAGTAHNRLTLDAIAGGSPFNVSVGLARLGTPCALFTGISSDPMGQQLRQVLSKEGVEGRYLVPFDAPTTLAMVALGDNGVPSYSFRGESCADRLPRDEHLGVLGDEVRGIHLGSYSLVTTPIADTLLALVRRESGRRLISLDPNIRLNVEPDVLRWRERIEAFAERAHLIKVSDEDLALLYPGETPENVARRWLQGGSELVLLTRGGAGAQLFSRQHGELNEAARAVTLCDTVGAGDSFQAALLSYLHEHRLDSPIALAGITREQSQALLAFAVEAAALTCSRRGPDLPHRYEFA, from the coding sequence ATGTATCTGGTATGTGGCGAAGCCCTGTTCGACGTGTTCATGGCGCCTGCCGGCACCGCTCACAATCGCCTGACGCTCGACGCGATCGCAGGCGGCTCGCCGTTCAACGTCTCAGTCGGGCTGGCCAGGCTGGGGACGCCCTGCGCGTTGTTCACCGGTATCTCCAGCGACCCCATGGGTCAGCAGTTGCGCCAGGTGCTCAGCAAGGAAGGAGTCGAGGGGCGCTATCTGGTGCCCTTCGATGCGCCGACCACGCTGGCCATGGTCGCGCTGGGCGACAATGGCGTGCCGAGCTACAGCTTTCGCGGTGAAAGTTGCGCCGATCGGCTACCGCGTGACGAGCATCTCGGCGTGCTTGGCGACGAGGTTCGCGGCATTCATCTGGGCTCCTATTCACTGGTCACCACGCCGATCGCCGATACGCTGTTAGCGCTGGTACGCCGCGAAAGCGGGCGTCGGCTGATTTCCCTGGACCCGAATATCCGCCTTAACGTCGAGCCAGATGTGCTGCGCTGGCGCGAGCGGATCGAAGCCTTCGCCGAGCGGGCTCACCTGATCAAGGTCAGCGACGAAGACCTTGCACTGCTCTACCCCGGCGAAACCCCTGAGAACGTGGCGCGACGCTGGCTGCAGGGCGGCAGCGAGCTGGTACTGCTGACGCGCGGGGGGGCCGGAGCGCAGCTGTTCAGCCGGCAGCACGGCGAGCTGAACGAAGCGGCGCGGGCCGTCACCCTGTGCGATACCGTGGGCGCCGGCGACTCCTTTCAGGCCGCCCTCCTCAGCTATCTGCATGAACACCGGCTGGATTCGCCGATTGCGCTGGCAGGCATTACCCGCGAGCAGTCGCAGGCGCTGCTGGCATTCGCGGTCGAGGCCGCGGCGCTCACCTGCTCCCGTCGCGGTCCGGACCTGCCCCACCGATACGAATTTGCCTAA
- a CDS encoding AraC family transcriptional regulator: protein MKALKITDPSYELMDDHHGNSLIYREHGFPCPLVRWHNHKEYELHLIVASSGKVFVGDYVGNFSPDSLFLTGPHLPHNWISQVGEGEVVAKRDMLVNFTDELFEAGHNVFSELRSFAPMLERSRYGIEFRCPHTIAQARQLMQQIADSRGATRLGYFLIMLELLARCDDYHLLSGATSAQLSDEHHADRTNMAVNYIFDNYMRELPLEEVASHLGMKPTYFSRFFKRATGRCYVEFVNSLRISKSCELLLDPEKPVTDICFESGFNNLSNFNRRFQQLKGMTPSCYRRLVEQRLTEQNLAS from the coding sequence ATGAAAGCGCTGAAGATCACCGATCCATCCTATGAACTGATGGACGACCATCACGGCAATTCACTGATCTACCGGGAGCACGGCTTCCCCTGTCCGCTGGTGCGCTGGCACAACCATAAGGAGTACGAGCTCCACCTGATCGTCGCCAGCTCGGGAAAGGTCTTCGTCGGCGATTACGTCGGCAACTTCAGCCCGGACAGCCTGTTCCTCACCGGCCCGCATCTGCCGCACAACTGGATCAGCCAGGTCGGGGAAGGCGAAGTGGTGGCCAAGCGCGACATGCTGGTCAACTTCACCGACGAACTGTTCGAGGCGGGCCACAACGTCTTCTCGGAACTTCGCAGCTTCGCGCCAATGCTCGAGCGCTCCCGCTACGGGATCGAGTTTCGTTGCCCGCACACCATCGCCCAGGCGAGACAGCTCATGCAGCAGATCGCCGACAGCCGCGGCGCTACCCGCCTCGGCTACTTCCTGATCATGCTCGAGCTGCTGGCACGCTGTGACGACTATCACCTGCTCTCGGGTGCGACCTCGGCGCAGCTGAGCGACGAGCATCACGCCGATCGCACCAACATGGCAGTCAACTACATCTTCGACAATTACATGCGCGAATTGCCGCTTGAAGAGGTGGCCAGCCACCTGGGCATGAAACCCACCTATTTCTCACGCTTCTTCAAACGGGCAACGGGCCGTTGCTACGTCGAGTTCGTCAACAGCCTGCGCATCAGCAAGTCTTGCGAGCTGCTGCTGGACCCGGAAAAGCCGGTGACCGATATCTGCTTCGAATCGGGTTTCAACAACCTGTCCAATTTCAACCGCCGCTTCCAGCAGCTCAAAGGCATGACGCCTTCGTGCTACCGTCGCCTGGTCGAACAACGACTGACCGAGCAGAACCTGGCCAGCTGA